A window of Streptomyces gilvosporeus contains these coding sequences:
- a CDS encoding RNA polymerase-binding protein RbpA → MASGNAIRGSRVGAGPMGEAERGESAPRIRISFWCSNGHETQPSFAGDAQVPDTWDCPRCGFPAGKDRDSPPDPPRTEPYKTHLAYVRERRSDADGEAILAEALAKLRGEI, encoded by the coding sequence GTGGCAAGTGGCAACGCGATCCGAGGAAGTCGGGTCGGGGCGGGGCCGATGGGGGAGGCCGAGCGCGGCGAGTCCGCGCCGCGCATCCGCATCTCCTTCTGGTGCTCCAACGGGCACGAGACGCAGCCCAGCTTCGCCGGCGACGCACAGGTCCCGGACACCTGGGACTGCCCGCGCTGTGGTTTTCCGGCCGGCAAGGACCGGGACAGCCCGCCGGACCCGCCGCGCACCGAGCCGTACAAGACCCACCTCGCCTACGTCCGGGAGCGCCGCAGCGACGCCGACGGTGAGGCGATCCTCGCGGAGGCGCTGGCCAAGCTCCGCGGCGAGATCTGA
- the secG gene encoding preprotein translocase subunit SecG: MVIGFSIALILFSVLLMMLVLMHKGKGGGLSDMFGGGMQSSVGGSSVAERNLDRITIVVGLLWFACIVVLGVLMKLGN, encoded by the coding sequence GTGGTCATCGGGTTCTCGATCGCCCTCATCCTCTTCAGCGTGCTGCTGATGATGCTGGTGCTCATGCACAAGGGAAAGGGCGGCGGCCTGTCCGACATGTTCGGCGGCGGTATGCAGTCCTCGGTGGGCGGCTCCTCGGTCGCCGAGCGCAACCTGGACCGCATCACCATTGTGGTCGGTCTGCTGTGGTTCGCGTGCATCGTGGTCCTCGGCGTCCTGATGAAGCTCGGCAACTGA
- the tpiA gene encoding triose-phosphate isomerase, translating to MTDRTPLMAGNWKMNLNHLEAIAHVQKLAFALNDKDFDAVEVAVLPPFTDLRSVQTLVDGDKLKIKYGAQDVSAHDSGAYTGEISGAMLAKLKCTYVAIGHSERRQYHGEDEEICNAKVKAAFKHGLTPILCVGEGLDVRKAGNQVAHTLAQVDGGLKDIPAEQAETLVIAYEPVWAIGTGEVATPEDAQEVCGAIRGRLAELYSQELADKVRIQYGGSVKSGNVAAIMAQPDVDGALIGGAALDADEFVKIVRFRDQ from the coding sequence GTGACGGACCGCACTCCGCTGATGGCGGGCAACTGGAAGATGAACCTCAACCACCTCGAGGCCATCGCCCATGTCCAGAAGCTCGCCTTCGCCCTCAACGACAAGGACTTCGACGCCGTAGAGGTCGCCGTCCTGCCGCCCTTCACCGATCTGCGCTCCGTGCAGACCCTGGTCGACGGCGACAAGCTCAAGATCAAGTATGGCGCCCAGGACGTTTCGGCGCACGACTCCGGGGCCTACACCGGCGAGATCTCCGGTGCCATGCTCGCCAAGCTGAAGTGCACGTATGTGGCCATCGGCCACAGCGAGCGCCGCCAGTACCACGGCGAGGACGAAGAGATCTGCAACGCCAAGGTCAAGGCCGCCTTCAAGCACGGCCTGACCCCGATCCTGTGCGTCGGCGAGGGCCTGGACGTCCGCAAGGCGGGCAACCAGGTCGCGCACACCCTCGCCCAGGTCGACGGCGGCCTCAAGGACATCCCGGCCGAGCAGGCCGAAACCCTCGTGATCGCCTACGAGCCGGTCTGGGCCATCGGCACCGGCGAGGTCGCCACCCCCGAGGACGCGCAGGAGGTCTGCGGTGCGATCCGCGGCCGCCTCGCCGAGCTCTACAGCCAGGAGCTGGCCGACAAGGTCCGCATCCAGTACGGCGGCTCGGTCAAGTCCGGCAATGTCGCGGCGATCATGGCGCAGCCGGACGTCGACGGCGCGCTGATCGGCGGCGCGGCGCTGGACGCGGACGAATTCGTCAAGATCGTCCGCTTCCGCGACCAGTAG
- a CDS encoding phosphoglycerate kinase yields the protein MKTIDDLISEGVAGKRVFVRADLNVPLEGTTITDDGRIRAVAPTVAKLAEAGAKVIVASHLGRPKGAPDPAFSLAPAAGRLGELLGREVAFATDTVGESAQAVAASLADGQVAVLENLRFNAGETSKDDAERGAFADQLAALADLYVGDGFGAVHRKHASVYDLPKRLPHAAGDLIATEVGVLKKLTEDVKRPYAVVLGGAKVSDKLAVIDQLLEKADRILVGGGMAYTFLKAKGHEVGISLLQEDQVPVCLEYLARAEKRGVEFVLPVDVLVSPEFPDLKGKTPAHPTVVASDAIPADQEGLDIGPKTRELYAAKLADAGTVFWNGPMGVFEHPDFADGTKAVAQGLLDSPAFTVVGGGDSAAAVRLLGFDENAFGHISTGGGASLEYLEGKTLPGLAALED from the coding sequence ATGAAGACGATCGACGACCTCATCAGCGAAGGCGTCGCAGGCAAGCGGGTCTTTGTCCGCGCCGACCTGAATGTGCCGCTGGAGGGCACCACCATCACCGATGACGGCCGTATCCGCGCCGTCGCCCCGACCGTCGCCAAGCTCGCCGAGGCCGGCGCCAAGGTGATCGTCGCCTCGCACCTGGGCCGTCCCAAGGGCGCCCCGGACCCGGCGTTCTCGCTGGCCCCCGCGGCCGGGCGGCTGGGCGAACTGCTGGGCCGCGAGGTGGCGTTCGCCACCGACACGGTCGGCGAGTCCGCGCAGGCCGTGGCCGCGTCCCTGGCCGACGGCCAGGTGGCCGTGCTGGAGAACCTCCGCTTCAACGCGGGCGAGACCAGCAAGGACGACGCCGAGCGCGGCGCGTTCGCCGACCAGCTCGCCGCCCTGGCGGACCTGTACGTCGGTGACGGCTTCGGCGCCGTGCACCGCAAGCACGCCTCGGTCTACGACCTGCCCAAGCGCCTTCCGCACGCCGCCGGCGATCTGATCGCCACCGAGGTCGGCGTGCTGAAGAAGCTCACCGAGGACGTCAAGCGCCCCTACGCCGTCGTGCTCGGTGGCGCCAAGGTCTCCGACAAGCTCGCCGTCATCGACCAGCTGCTGGAGAAGGCCGACCGCATCCTCGTCGGCGGCGGCATGGCGTACACCTTCCTCAAGGCCAAGGGCCACGAGGTGGGCATCTCGCTGCTCCAGGAGGACCAGGTCCCGGTGTGCCTGGAGTACCTGGCGCGCGCCGAGAAGCGCGGCGTGGAGTTCGTTCTGCCCGTGGACGTCCTTGTTTCGCCCGAATTCCCGGACCTGAAGGGGAAGACGCCGGCCCACCCCACCGTCGTCGCCTCGGACGCCATCCCGGCCGACCAGGAGGGCCTGGACATCGGCCCGAAGACCCGCGAGCTGTACGCCGCGAAGCTCGCCGACGCGGGCACGGTCTTCTGGAACGGCCCGATGGGTGTTTTCGAGCACCCGGATTTCGCGGACGGCACCAAGGCCGTCGCGCAGGGACTGCTGGACTCGCCGGCCTTCACCGTCGTCGGCGGCGGTGACAGTGCCGCCGCGGTCCGGCTGCTGGGCTTCGACGAGAATGCTTTCGGCCACATCTCGACCGGCGGCGGCGCCAGCCTCGAATACCTCGAGGGCAAGACGCTCCCCGGCCTCGCCGCACTGGAGGACTGA
- the gap gene encoding type I glyceraldehyde-3-phosphate dehydrogenase, which translates to MTIRVGINGFGRIGRNYFRALLEQGADIEIVGVNDLTDNATLVHLLKYDTILGRLKQDVSHTDDTITVGSQTFKTMAERDPAQLPWGELGADIVIESTGIFTKKADAEKHLQAGAKKVLISAPAKDEDITIVMGVNQDKYDAANHHVISNASCTTNCVAPMAKVLDESFGIVKGLMTTVHAYTNDQRILDFPHKDLRRARAAAENIIPTSTGAAKATALVLPQLKGKLDGIAMRVPVPTGSVTDLVLELDREVSKDEINAAFQKAAEGQLKGILEYTEDPIVSSDIVNFPASCTFDSSLTMAQGKQVKVVGWYDNEWGYSNRLVDLTTFVGGQL; encoded by the coding sequence GTGACGATCCGCGTAGGCATCAACGGATTCGGCCGCATTGGTCGTAACTACTTCCGCGCGCTCCTGGAGCAGGGTGCGGACATCGAGATCGTCGGTGTCAACGACCTGACCGACAACGCCACCCTGGTCCACCTGCTCAAGTACGACACCATCCTGGGCCGTCTCAAGCAGGACGTCAGCCACACCGACGACACCATCACGGTCGGCAGCCAGACCTTCAAGACGATGGCCGAGCGCGACCCGGCGCAGCTCCCCTGGGGCGAGCTCGGCGCCGACATCGTCATCGAGTCGACCGGCATCTTCACGAAGAAGGCCGACGCCGAGAAGCACCTCCAGGCCGGCGCCAAGAAGGTCCTGATCTCCGCGCCCGCCAAGGACGAGGACATCACGATCGTGATGGGCGTCAACCAGGACAAGTACGACGCGGCCAACCACCACGTCATCTCCAACGCCTCCTGCACCACCAACTGTGTGGCGCCGATGGCGAAGGTTCTGGACGAGAGCTTCGGCATCGTCAAGGGCCTGATGACCACGGTCCACGCGTACACCAACGACCAGCGCATCCTGGACTTCCCGCACAAGGACCTGCGCCGCGCCCGCGCCGCCGCGGAGAACATCATCCCGACCTCGACGGGCGCCGCCAAGGCCACCGCCCTGGTCCTGCCGCAGCTCAAGGGCAAGCTCGACGGCATCGCCATGCGCGTGCCGGTCCCCACCGGCTCGGTCACCGACCTGGTCCTGGAGCTCGACCGTGAGGTCAGCAAGGACGAGATCAACGCCGCCTTCCAGAAGGCCGCCGAGGGCCAGCTCAAGGGCATTCTCGAGTACACCGAGGACCCGATCGTCTCCTCGGACATCGTGAACTTCCCGGCCTCCTGCACCTTCGACTCCTCCCTGACGATGGCGCAGGGCAAGCAGGTCAAGGTCGTCGGCTGGTACGACAACGAGTGGGGCTACTCCAACCGTCTGGTGGACCTGACCACTTTCGTCGGCGGCCAGCTCTGA